In Raphanus sativus cultivar WK10039 unplaced genomic scaffold, ASM80110v3 Scaffold0582, whole genome shotgun sequence, a genomic segment contains:
- the LOC130502490 gene encoding uncharacterized protein LOC130502490, with protein sequence MDAFENSRIYKEKTKAFHDKSILKREFKEGYQVLLYNSRLKLFPGKLKSRWSGPFKVKEIRPYGAIVLWGTDGRDFTVNGQRVKLYMATAPKEDGVSTPLSNPTPA encoded by the coding sequence ATGGATGCTTTTGAAAATTCAAGGATCTataaggaaaagaccaaggcttTCCATGACAAGAGCATTCTGAAAAGAGAGTTCAAGGAAGGATACCAAGTTCTTCTTTACAACTCTAGACTGAAGTTGTTCCCAGGAAAGCTCAAGTCAAGGTGGTCCGGTCCATTCAAGGTCAAGGAGATCAGACCTTATGGGGCTATTGTTTTGTGGGGTACTGATGGAAGAGACTTCACAGTCAACGGGCAAAGAGTTAAGCTCTACATGGCCACAGCACCAAAGGAAGATGGAGTCTCAACTCCACTTTCTAATCCCACCCCGGCCTAA